In the genome of Perca fluviatilis chromosome 4, GENO_Pfluv_1.0, whole genome shotgun sequence, one region contains:
- the inka2 gene encoding PAK4-inhibitor INKA2 isoform X2 — translation MKEAGDGLHAQMNSMMGALQELKLLQVQTALENLDISGRHINRGLPHPAPTAPPEALATVASTSGKGHGSCFSQNMLEEASPSPMPSPRPSQESRNTFSRDNKSLSRNRSSLGTSSSSASSLESESEGSERSTQSVTDLESIPKRWSGYSAPQVDFYGPMVGNPPPEPYPQPQASGRAQAVDLPGILYSLSREGPSLDSDYSQDSTDDASDWTSSLMSRSRNRQPLVLGDNVFADLVGNWLDLPEVEREEWEEEERRKRREERIADGEVDRPDTPAHPLRLSRSQEICRKFSLTTNIFKKFLRSVRPDRDKLLKERPGWMAPELQESDLFKRPKKVAPKSSKGSFYLPFWANGQQGKGRPCPHLAEAERNHQHHFPQLHQQPFAGIYLDRRQPETGLEKMQPLFDYNTAVWV, via the coding sequence ATGAAAGAAGCCGGAGATGGCCTCCACGCTCAGATGAATTCAATGATGGGAGCCCTTCAGGAACTCAAGCTCCTTCAGGTTCAGACAGCGCTAGAAAACCTCGACATTTCTGGTCGGCATATTAACCGAGGACTCCCACATCCAGCTCCGACAGCTCCTCCTGAAGCATTAGCTACAGTGGCGTCAACCTCAGGCAAGGGTCACGGGTCCTGCTTTAGCCAAAACATGCTTGAGGAGGCCAGCCCGAGTCCGATGCCAAGTCCAAGGCCGTCTCAGGAGAGCAGAAACACCTTCAGCCGTGATAACAAGAGCCTGTCTCGAAACAGAAGCAGCCTGGGAACATCATCTTCCTCAGCATCCAGCCTTGAGAGTGAAAGCGAGGGAAGTGAAAGAAGCACACAAAGCGTGACTGACCTTGAGTCTATACCCAAAAGGTGGTCAGGATACTCTGCCCCGCAGGTGGATTTCTATGGACCAATGGTGGGAAACCCTCCACCGGAGCCCTACCCTCAGCCACAGGCTTCCGGTCGTGCTCAGGCGGTGGACCTTCCTGGGATCCTGTACAGCCTCTCCAGAGAAGGCCCTTCTTTGGACAGCGACTACTCCCAGGACAGCACAGACGATGCCAGCGACTGGACTTCTTCGCTCATGAGCCGCAGCCGCAACCGTCAGCCATTAGTGCTGGGCGACAACGTCTTCGCCGACCTCGTGGGCAACTGGCTAGACCTTCCCGAAGTGGAGAGGGAAGAAtgggaagaagaggagaggaggaagagaagagaggagaggatagCGGATGGAGAGGTGGACAGGCCAGACACCCCAGCTCACCCTCTCCGCCTCAGCCGCTCGCAGGAGATCTGTAGGAAATTCTCATTAACCACAAACATCTTCAAGAAATTCCTGCGCAGCGTCCGCCCCGACAGGGACAAGCTGCTCAAGGAGAGGCCTGGTTGGATGGCTCCGGAGCTGCAAGAGAGCGACCTCTTCAAAAGGCCAAAGAAAGTGGCACCTAAAAGTTCAAAAGGCAGCTTCTACCTGCCCTTCTGGGCAAATGGACAGCAGGGAAAAGGCAGGCCATGTCCTCATTTAGCTGAAGCAGAGAGGAACCACCAACACCACTTCCCCCAGCTCCACCAGCAGCCATTTGCTGGCATTTATTTAGACAGGAGACAGCCAGAGACTGGTCTTGAGAAAATGCAGCCCTTGTTTGACTACAACACAGCTGTGTGGGTCTGA
- the inka2 gene encoding PAK4-inhibitor INKA2 isoform X1, protein MEQQLSKPECKNMDACLRRLKQELLCMKEAGDGLHAQMNSMMGALQELKLLQVQTALENLDISGRHINRGLPHPAPTAPPEALATVASTSGKGHGSCFSQNMLEEASPSPMPSPRPSQESRNTFSRDNKSLSRNRSSLGTSSSSASSLESESEGSERSTQSVTDLESIPKRWSGYSAPQVDFYGPMVGNPPPEPYPQPQASGRAQAVDLPGILYSLSREGPSLDSDYSQDSTDDASDWTSSLMSRSRNRQPLVLGDNVFADLVGNWLDLPEVEREEWEEEERRKRREERIADGEVDRPDTPAHPLRLSRSQEICRKFSLTTNIFKKFLRSVRPDRDKLLKERPGWMAPELQESDLFKRPKKVAPKSSKGSFYLPFWANGQQGKGRPCPHLAEAERNHQHHFPQLHQQPFAGIYLDRRQPETGLEKMQPLFDYNTAVWV, encoded by the coding sequence CTGTGTATGAAAGAAGCCGGAGATGGCCTCCACGCTCAGATGAATTCAATGATGGGAGCCCTTCAGGAACTCAAGCTCCTTCAGGTTCAGACAGCGCTAGAAAACCTCGACATTTCTGGTCGGCATATTAACCGAGGACTCCCACATCCAGCTCCGACAGCTCCTCCTGAAGCATTAGCTACAGTGGCGTCAACCTCAGGCAAGGGTCACGGGTCCTGCTTTAGCCAAAACATGCTTGAGGAGGCCAGCCCGAGTCCGATGCCAAGTCCAAGGCCGTCTCAGGAGAGCAGAAACACCTTCAGCCGTGATAACAAGAGCCTGTCTCGAAACAGAAGCAGCCTGGGAACATCATCTTCCTCAGCATCCAGCCTTGAGAGTGAAAGCGAGGGAAGTGAAAGAAGCACACAAAGCGTGACTGACCTTGAGTCTATACCCAAAAGGTGGTCAGGATACTCTGCCCCGCAGGTGGATTTCTATGGACCAATGGTGGGAAACCCTCCACCGGAGCCCTACCCTCAGCCACAGGCTTCCGGTCGTGCTCAGGCGGTGGACCTTCCTGGGATCCTGTACAGCCTCTCCAGAGAAGGCCCTTCTTTGGACAGCGACTACTCCCAGGACAGCACAGACGATGCCAGCGACTGGACTTCTTCGCTCATGAGCCGCAGCCGCAACCGTCAGCCATTAGTGCTGGGCGACAACGTCTTCGCCGACCTCGTGGGCAACTGGCTAGACCTTCCCGAAGTGGAGAGGGAAGAAtgggaagaagaggagaggaggaagagaagagaggagaggatagCGGATGGAGAGGTGGACAGGCCAGACACCCCAGCTCACCCTCTCCGCCTCAGCCGCTCGCAGGAGATCTGTAGGAAATTCTCATTAACCACAAACATCTTCAAGAAATTCCTGCGCAGCGTCCGCCCCGACAGGGACAAGCTGCTCAAGGAGAGGCCTGGTTGGATGGCTCCGGAGCTGCAAGAGAGCGACCTCTTCAAAAGGCCAAAGAAAGTGGCACCTAAAAGTTCAAAAGGCAGCTTCTACCTGCCCTTCTGGGCAAATGGACAGCAGGGAAAAGGCAGGCCATGTCCTCATTTAGCTGAAGCAGAGAGGAACCACCAACACCACTTCCCCCAGCTCCACCAGCAGCCATTTGCTGGCATTTATTTAGACAGGAGACAGCCAGAGACTGGTCTTGAGAAAATGCAGCCCTTGTTTGACTACAACACAGCTGTGTGGGTCTGA